In one Solanum lycopersicum chromosome 11, SLM_r2.1 genomic region, the following are encoded:
- the LOC104644477 gene encoding uncharacterized protein isoform X11, which yields MVIVHQQQSKKRRPNYTPRRPEMAASNFPTRGRSTNFPTRGRSTNFPTRGRSSNFPTRARSAIFTMRGRSANFPTRGRSANFPTRAHSAIFPTRARSAIFPTRARSTIVMTDTVRNKRQKTETEELVLPSAPATFTPITNRIINLPKSTHQTNSNWFLNTTRQTQILPSEQEVEVVRPSLENHGMEMPSDQEVEVVRPPLENHGMEMPSEQEVEVVKPSLENHGMEMPSEQEVEVVRPSLENHGMEVNLIFLSVLDSCVLILIYLLQMPSDQEVEVVRPPLENHGMEMPNEQDDEIDMPLLEYYGTEQSQDDIAVNEEVEMASGRSSFVLKCLCGRKIKFEMTEL from the exons ATGGTGATAGTACACCAACAGCAATCGAAGAAGAGACGGCCAAATTATACCCCTCGACGGCCGGAGATGGCCGCCTCCAATTTTCCGACGAGAGGTCGTTCTACCAATTTTCCGACGAGAGGTCGTTCTACCAATTTTCCGACGAGAGGTCGTTCTTCCAATTTCCCGACGAGAGCTCGTTCTGCCATTTTTACGATGAGAGGTCGTTCTGCCAATTTTCCGACGAGAGGTCGTTCTGCCAATTTCCCGACGAGAGCTCATTCTGCCATTTTTCCGACGAGAGCTCGTTCTGCCATTTTTCCGACGAGAGCTCGTTCCACCATTGTTATGACGGACACCGTCCGGAACAAAAGGCAAAAAACAGAGACAGAAGAATTGGTTTTACCTTCTGCTCCGGCCACTTTTACTCCAATTACAAATAGGATCATCAATCTTCCTAAAAGCACCCATCAAACAAATTCTAATTGGTTCTTAAATACTACTAGACAG ACCCAAATTCTGCCCAGTGAACAAGAAGTTGAAGTTGTTAGGCCGTCTCTGGAGAATCATGGCATGgag ATGCCCAGTGACCAAGAAGTTGAAGTTGTTAGGCCGCCTCTGGAGAATCATGGCATGgag ATGCCCAGTGAACAAGAAGTTGAAGTTGTTAAGCCGTCTCTGGAGAATCATGGCATGgag ATGCCCAGTGAACAAGAAGTTGAAGTTGTTAGGCCGTCTCTGGAGAATCATGGCATGgaggtaaatttaatttttctttcagtCCTTGATTCTTGCGTTCTTATTCTTATCTATCTGTTGCAGATGCCCAGTGACCAAGAAGTTGAAGTTGTTAGGCCGCCTCTGGAGAATCATGGCATGgag ATGCCCAATGAACAAgatgatgaaattgatatgCCTCTTCTAGAATATTATGGCACTGAACAGTCTCAA GATGATATTGCAGTGAATGAGGAAGTCGAAATGGCTAGTGGGAGGTCATCTTTTGTTCTCAAGTGCCTCTGTGGCAGAAAAATTAAATTCGAAATGACAGAGTTATAA
- the LOC104644477 gene encoding uncharacterized protein isoform X18 produces the protein MVIVHQQQSKKRRPNYTPRRPEMAASNFPTRGRSTNFPTRGRSTNFPTRGRSSNFPTRARSAIFTMRGRSANFPTRGRSANFPTRAHSAIFPTRARSAIFPTRARSTIVMTDTVRNKRQKTETEELVLPSAPATFTPITNRIINLPKSTHQTNSNWFLNTTRQTQILPSEQEVEVVRPSLENHGMEMPSEQEVEVVMRPLENHGMEMPSEQEVEVVRPSLENHGMEVNLIFLSVLDSCVLILIYLLQMPSDQEVEVVRPPLENHGMEMPNEQDDEIDMPLLEYYGTEQSQDDIAVNEEVEMASGRSSFVLKCLCGRKIKFEMTEL, from the exons ATGGTGATAGTACACCAACAGCAATCGAAGAAGAGACGGCCAAATTATACCCCTCGACGGCCGGAGATGGCCGCCTCCAATTTTCCGACGAGAGGTCGTTCTACCAATTTTCCGACGAGAGGTCGTTCTACCAATTTTCCGACGAGAGGTCGTTCTTCCAATTTCCCGACGAGAGCTCGTTCTGCCATTTTTACGATGAGAGGTCGTTCTGCCAATTTTCCGACGAGAGGTCGTTCTGCCAATTTCCCGACGAGAGCTCATTCTGCCATTTTTCCGACGAGAGCTCGTTCTGCCATTTTTCCGACGAGAGCTCGTTCCACCATTGTTATGACGGACACCGTCCGGAACAAAAGGCAAAAAACAGAGACAGAAGAATTGGTTTTACCTTCTGCTCCGGCCACTTTTACTCCAATTACAAATAGGATCATCAATCTTCCTAAAAGCACCCATCAAACAAATTCTAATTGGTTCTTAAATACTACTAGACAG ACCCAAATTCTGCCCAGTGAACAAGAAGTTGAAGTTGTTAGGCCGTCTCTGGAGAATCATGGCATGgag ATGCCCAGTGAACAAGAAGTTGAAGTTGTTATGCGGCCTCTGGAGAATCATGGCATGgag ATGCCCAGTGAACAAGAAGTTGAAGTTGTTAGGCCGTCTCTGGAGAATCATGGCATGgaggtaaatttaatttttctttcagtCCTTGATTCTTGCGTTCTTATTCTTATCTATCTGTTGCAGATGCCCAGTGACCAAGAAGTTGAAGTTGTTAGGCCGCCTCTGGAGAATCATGGCATGgag ATGCCCAATGAACAAgatgatgaaattgatatgCCTCTTCTAGAATATTATGGCACTGAACAGTCTCAA GATGATATTGCAGTGAATGAGGAAGTCGAAATGGCTAGTGGGAGGTCATCTTTTGTTCTCAAGTGCCTCTGTGGCAGAAAAATTAAATTCGAAATGACAGAGTTATAA
- the LOC104644477 gene encoding uncharacterized protein isoform X21, with the protein MVIVHQQQSKKRRPNYTPRRPEMAASNFPTRGRSTNFPTRGRSTNFPTRGRSSNFPTRARSAIFTMRGRSANFPTRGRSANFPTRAHSAIFPTRARSAIFPTRARSTIVMTDTVRNKRQKTETEELVLPSAPATFTPITNRIINLPKSTHQTNSNWFLNTTRQTQILPSEQEVEVVRPSLENHGMEMPSEQEVEVVRPSLENHGMEMPSDQEVEVVRPPLENHGMEVNLFFLSVLDSCVLIFIYLLQMPNEQDDEIDMPLLEYYGTEQSQDDIAVNEEVEMASGRSSFVLKCLCGRKIKFEMTEL; encoded by the exons ATGGTGATAGTACACCAACAGCAATCGAAGAAGAGACGGCCAAATTATACCCCTCGACGGCCGGAGATGGCCGCCTCCAATTTTCCGACGAGAGGTCGTTCTACCAATTTTCCGACGAGAGGTCGTTCTACCAATTTTCCGACGAGAGGTCGTTCTTCCAATTTCCCGACGAGAGCTCGTTCTGCCATTTTTACGATGAGAGGTCGTTCTGCCAATTTTCCGACGAGAGGTCGTTCTGCCAATTTCCCGACGAGAGCTCATTCTGCCATTTTTCCGACGAGAGCTCGTTCTGCCATTTTTCCGACGAGAGCTCGTTCCACCATTGTTATGACGGACACCGTCCGGAACAAAAGGCAAAAAACAGAGACAGAAGAATTGGTTTTACCTTCTGCTCCGGCCACTTTTACTCCAATTACAAATAGGATCATCAATCTTCCTAAAAGCACCCATCAAACAAATTCTAATTGGTTCTTAAATACTACTAGACAG ACCCAAATTCTGCCCAGTGAACAAGAAGTTGAAGTTGTTAGGCCGTCTCTGGAGAATCATGGCATGgag ATGCCCAGTGAACAAGAAGTTGAAGTTGTTAGGCCGTCTCTGGAGAATCATGGCATGgag ATGCCCAGTGACCAAGAAGTTGAAGTTGTTAGGCCGCCTCTGGAGAATCATGGCATGgaggtaaatttattttttctttcagtcCTTGATTCTTGCGTTCTTATTTTTATCTATCTGTTGCAGATGCCCAATGAACAAgatgatgaaattgatatgCCTCTTCTAGAATATTATGGCACTGAACAGTCTCAA GATGATATTGCAGTGAATGAGGAAGTCGAAATGGCTAGTGGGAGGTCATCTTTTGTTCTCAAGTGCCTCTGTGGCAGAAAAATTAAATTCGAAATGACAGAGTTATAA
- the LOC104644477 gene encoding uncharacterized protein isoform X26, translated as MVIVHQQQSKKRRPNYTPRRPEMAASNFPTRGRSTNFPTRGRSTNFPTRGRSSNFPTRARSAIFTMRGRSANFPTRGRSANFPTRAHSAIFPTRARSAIFPTRARSTIVMTDTVRNKRQKTETEELVLPSAPATFTPITNRIINLPKSTHQTNSNWFLNTTRQTQILPSEQEVEVVRPSLENHGMEMPSEQEVEVVMRPLENHGMEMPSDQEVEVVRPPLENHGMEMPNEQDDEIDMPLLEYYGTEQSQDDIAVNEEVEMASGRSSFVLKCLCGRKIKFEMTEL; from the exons ATGGTGATAGTACACCAACAGCAATCGAAGAAGAGACGGCCAAATTATACCCCTCGACGGCCGGAGATGGCCGCCTCCAATTTTCCGACGAGAGGTCGTTCTACCAATTTTCCGACGAGAGGTCGTTCTACCAATTTTCCGACGAGAGGTCGTTCTTCCAATTTCCCGACGAGAGCTCGTTCTGCCATTTTTACGATGAGAGGTCGTTCTGCCAATTTTCCGACGAGAGGTCGTTCTGCCAATTTCCCGACGAGAGCTCATTCTGCCATTTTTCCGACGAGAGCTCGTTCTGCCATTTTTCCGACGAGAGCTCGTTCCACCATTGTTATGACGGACACCGTCCGGAACAAAAGGCAAAAAACAGAGACAGAAGAATTGGTTTTACCTTCTGCTCCGGCCACTTTTACTCCAATTACAAATAGGATCATCAATCTTCCTAAAAGCACCCATCAAACAAATTCTAATTGGTTCTTAAATACTACTAGACAG ACCCAAATTCTGCCCAGTGAACAAGAAGTTGAAGTTGTTAGGCCGTCTCTGGAGAATCATGGCATGgag ATGCCCAGTGAACAAGAAGTTGAAGTTGTTATGCGGCCTCTGGAGAATCATGGCATGgag ATGCCCAGTGACCAAGAAGTTGAAGTTGTTAGGCCGCCTCTGGAGAATCATGGCATGgag ATGCCCAATGAACAAgatgatgaaattgatatgCCTCTTCTAGAATATTATGGCACTGAACAGTCTCAA GATGATATTGCAGTGAATGAGGAAGTCGAAATGGCTAGTGGGAGGTCATCTTTTGTTCTCAAGTGCCTCTGTGGCAGAAAAATTAAATTCGAAATGACAGAGTTATAA
- the LOC104644477 gene encoding uncharacterized protein isoform X24 produces MVIVHQQQSKKRRPNYTPRRPEMAASNFPTRGRSTNFPTRGRSTNFPTRGRSSNFPTRARSAIFTMRGRSANFPTRGRSANFPTRAHSAIFPTRARSAIFPTRARSTIVMTDTVRNKRQKTETEELVLPSAPATFTPITNRIINLPKSTHQTNSNWFLNTTRQTQILPSEQEVEVVRPSLENHGMEMPSDQEVEVVRPPLENHGMEMPSEQEVEVVMRPLENHGMEMPSDQEVEVVRPPLENHGMEMPNEQDDEIDMPLLEYYGTEQSQDDIAVNEEVEMASGRSSFVLKCLCGRKIKFEMTEL; encoded by the exons ATGGTGATAGTACACCAACAGCAATCGAAGAAGAGACGGCCAAATTATACCCCTCGACGGCCGGAGATGGCCGCCTCCAATTTTCCGACGAGAGGTCGTTCTACCAATTTTCCGACGAGAGGTCGTTCTACCAATTTTCCGACGAGAGGTCGTTCTTCCAATTTCCCGACGAGAGCTCGTTCTGCCATTTTTACGATGAGAGGTCGTTCTGCCAATTTTCCGACGAGAGGTCGTTCTGCCAATTTCCCGACGAGAGCTCATTCTGCCATTTTTCCGACGAGAGCTCGTTCTGCCATTTTTCCGACGAGAGCTCGTTCCACCATTGTTATGACGGACACCGTCCGGAACAAAAGGCAAAAAACAGAGACAGAAGAATTGGTTTTACCTTCTGCTCCGGCCACTTTTACTCCAATTACAAATAGGATCATCAATCTTCCTAAAAGCACCCATCAAACAAATTCTAATTGGTTCTTAAATACTACTAGACAG ACCCAAATTCTGCCCAGTGAACAAGAAGTTGAAGTTGTTAGGCCGTCTCTGGAGAATCATGGCATGgag ATGCCCAGTGACCAAGAAGTTGAAGTTGTTAGGCCGCCTCTGGAGAATCATGGCATGgag ATGCCCAGTGAACAAGAAGTTGAAGTTGTTATGCGGCCTCTGGAGAATCATGGCATGgag ATGCCCAGTGACCAAGAAGTTGAAGTTGTTAGGCCGCCTCTGGAGAATCATGGCATGgag ATGCCCAATGAACAAgatgatgaaattgatatgCCTCTTCTAGAATATTATGGCACTGAACAGTCTCAA GATGATATTGCAGTGAATGAGGAAGTCGAAATGGCTAGTGGGAGGTCATCTTTTGTTCTCAAGTGCCTCTGTGGCAGAAAAATTAAATTCGAAATGACAGAGTTATAA
- the LOC104644477 gene encoding uncharacterized protein isoform X23, which produces MVIVHQQQSKKRRPNYTPRRPEMAASNFPTRGRSTNFPTRGRSTNFPTRGRSSNFPTRARSAIFTMRGRSANFPTRGRSANFPTRAHSAIFPTRARSAIFPTRARSTIVMTDTVRNKRQKTETEELVLPSAPATFTPITNRIINLPKSTHQTNSNWFLNTTRQTQILPSEQEVEVVRPSLENHGMEMPSDQEVEVVRPPLENHGMEMPSEQEVEVVKPSLENHGMEMPSDQEVEVVRPPLENHGMEMPNEQDDEIDMPLLEYYGTEQSQDDIAVNEEVEMASGRSSFVLKCLCGRKIKFEMTEL; this is translated from the exons ATGGTGATAGTACACCAACAGCAATCGAAGAAGAGACGGCCAAATTATACCCCTCGACGGCCGGAGATGGCCGCCTCCAATTTTCCGACGAGAGGTCGTTCTACCAATTTTCCGACGAGAGGTCGTTCTACCAATTTTCCGACGAGAGGTCGTTCTTCCAATTTCCCGACGAGAGCTCGTTCTGCCATTTTTACGATGAGAGGTCGTTCTGCCAATTTTCCGACGAGAGGTCGTTCTGCCAATTTCCCGACGAGAGCTCATTCTGCCATTTTTCCGACGAGAGCTCGTTCTGCCATTTTTCCGACGAGAGCTCGTTCCACCATTGTTATGACGGACACCGTCCGGAACAAAAGGCAAAAAACAGAGACAGAAGAATTGGTTTTACCTTCTGCTCCGGCCACTTTTACTCCAATTACAAATAGGATCATCAATCTTCCTAAAAGCACCCATCAAACAAATTCTAATTGGTTCTTAAATACTACTAGACAG ACCCAAATTCTGCCCAGTGAACAAGAAGTTGAAGTTGTTAGGCCGTCTCTGGAGAATCATGGCATGgag ATGCCCAGTGACCAAGAAGTTGAAGTTGTTAGGCCGCCTCTGGAGAATCATGGCATGgag ATGCCCAGTGAACAAGAAGTTGAAGTTGTTAAGCCGTCTCTGGAGAATCATGGCATGgag ATGCCCAGTGACCAAGAAGTTGAAGTTGTTAGGCCGCCTCTGGAGAATCATGGCATGgag ATGCCCAATGAACAAgatgatgaaattgatatgCCTCTTCTAGAATATTATGGCACTGAACAGTCTCAA GATGATATTGCAGTGAATGAGGAAGTCGAAATGGCTAGTGGGAGGTCATCTTTTGTTCTCAAGTGCCTCTGTGGCAGAAAAATTAAATTCGAAATGACAGAGTTATAA
- the LOC104644477 gene encoding uncharacterized protein isoform X25 → MVIVHQQQSKKRRPNYTPRRPEMAASNFPTRGRSTNFPTRGRSTNFPTRGRSSNFPTRARSAIFTMRGRSANFPTRGRSANFPTRAHSAIFPTRARSAIFPTRARSTIVMTDTVRNKRQKTETEELVLPSAPATFTPITNRIINLPKSTHQTNSNWFLNTTRQTQILPSEQEVEVVRPSLENHGMEMPSEQEVEVVRPSLENHGMEMPSDQEVEVVRPPLENHGMEMPNEQDDEIDMPLLEYYGTEQSQDDIAVNEEVEMASGRSSFVLKCLCGRKIKFEMTEL, encoded by the exons ATGGTGATAGTACACCAACAGCAATCGAAGAAGAGACGGCCAAATTATACCCCTCGACGGCCGGAGATGGCCGCCTCCAATTTTCCGACGAGAGGTCGTTCTACCAATTTTCCGACGAGAGGTCGTTCTACCAATTTTCCGACGAGAGGTCGTTCTTCCAATTTCCCGACGAGAGCTCGTTCTGCCATTTTTACGATGAGAGGTCGTTCTGCCAATTTTCCGACGAGAGGTCGTTCTGCCAATTTCCCGACGAGAGCTCATTCTGCCATTTTTCCGACGAGAGCTCGTTCTGCCATTTTTCCGACGAGAGCTCGTTCCACCATTGTTATGACGGACACCGTCCGGAACAAAAGGCAAAAAACAGAGACAGAAGAATTGGTTTTACCTTCTGCTCCGGCCACTTTTACTCCAATTACAAATAGGATCATCAATCTTCCTAAAAGCACCCATCAAACAAATTCTAATTGGTTCTTAAATACTACTAGACAG ACCCAAATTCTGCCCAGTGAACAAGAAGTTGAAGTTGTTAGGCCGTCTCTGGAGAATCATGGCATGgag ATGCCCAGTGAACAAGAAGTTGAAGTTGTTAGGCCGTCTCTGGAGAATCATGGCATGgag ATGCCCAGTGACCAAGAAGTTGAAGTTGTTAGGCCGCCTCTGGAGAATCATGGCATGgag ATGCCCAATGAACAAgatgatgaaattgatatgCCTCTTCTAGAATATTATGGCACTGAACAGTCTCAA GATGATATTGCAGTGAATGAGGAAGTCGAAATGGCTAGTGGGAGGTCATCTTTTGTTCTCAAGTGCCTCTGTGGCAGAAAAATTAAATTCGAAATGACAGAGTTATAA
- the LOC104644477 gene encoding uncharacterized protein isoform X22: MVIVHQQQSKKRRPNYTPRRPEMAASNFPTRGRSTNFPTRGRSTNFPTRGRSSNFPTRARSAIFTMRGRSANFPTRGRSANFPTRAHSAIFPTRARSAIFPTRARSTIVMTDTVRNKRQKTETEELVLPSAPATFTPITNRIINLPKSTHQTNSNWFLNTTRQTQILPSEQEVEVVRPSLENHGMEMPSDQEVEVVRPPLENHGMEMPSEQEVEVVRPSLENHGMEMPSDQEVEVVRPPLENHGMEMPNEQDDEIDMPLLEYYGTEQSQDDIAVNEEVEMASGRSSFVLKCLCGRKIKFEMTEL; encoded by the exons ATGGTGATAGTACACCAACAGCAATCGAAGAAGAGACGGCCAAATTATACCCCTCGACGGCCGGAGATGGCCGCCTCCAATTTTCCGACGAGAGGTCGTTCTACCAATTTTCCGACGAGAGGTCGTTCTACCAATTTTCCGACGAGAGGTCGTTCTTCCAATTTCCCGACGAGAGCTCGTTCTGCCATTTTTACGATGAGAGGTCGTTCTGCCAATTTTCCGACGAGAGGTCGTTCTGCCAATTTCCCGACGAGAGCTCATTCTGCCATTTTTCCGACGAGAGCTCGTTCTGCCATTTTTCCGACGAGAGCTCGTTCCACCATTGTTATGACGGACACCGTCCGGAACAAAAGGCAAAAAACAGAGACAGAAGAATTGGTTTTACCTTCTGCTCCGGCCACTTTTACTCCAATTACAAATAGGATCATCAATCTTCCTAAAAGCACCCATCAAACAAATTCTAATTGGTTCTTAAATACTACTAGACAG ACCCAAATTCTGCCCAGTGAACAAGAAGTTGAAGTTGTTAGGCCGTCTCTGGAGAATCATGGCATGgag ATGCCCAGTGACCAAGAAGTTGAAGTTGTTAGGCCGCCTCTGGAGAATCATGGCATGgag ATGCCCAGTGAACAAGAAGTTGAAGTTGTTAGGCCGTCTCTGGAGAATCATGGCATGgag ATGCCCAGTGACCAAGAAGTTGAAGTTGTTAGGCCGCCTCTGGAGAATCATGGCATGgag ATGCCCAATGAACAAgatgatgaaattgatatgCCTCTTCTAGAATATTATGGCACTGAACAGTCTCAA GATGATATTGCAGTGAATGAGGAAGTCGAAATGGCTAGTGGGAGGTCATCTTTTGTTCTCAAGTGCCTCTGTGGCAGAAAAATTAAATTCGAAATGACAGAGTTATAA
- the LOC104644477 gene encoding uncharacterized protein isoform X1 yields the protein MVIVHQQQSKKRRPNYTPRRPEMAASNFPTRGRSTNFPTRGRSTNFPTRGRSSNFPTRARSAIFTMRGRSANFPTRGRSANFPTRAHSAIFPTRARSAIFPTRARSTIVMTDTVRNKRQKTETEELVLPSAPATFTPITNRIINLPKSTHQTNSNWFLNTTRQTQILPSEQEVEVVRPSLENHGMEMPSDQEVEVVRPPLENHGMEVNLFFLSVLDLCVLILIYLLQMPSEQEVEVVMRPLENHGMEVNLFFLSVLDSCVLILIYLLQMPSEQEVEVVKPSLENHGMEVNLFFLSVLDLCVLILIYLLQMPSEQEVEVVRPSLENHGMEVNLIFLSVLDSCVLILIYLLQMPSDQEVEVVRPPLENHGMEVNLFFLSVLDSCVLIFIYLLQMPNEQDDEIDMPLLEYYGTEQSQVRVFFSVLRFQFCKELLYLYCVFYFVG from the exons ATGGTGATAGTACACCAACAGCAATCGAAGAAGAGACGGCCAAATTATACCCCTCGACGGCCGGAGATGGCCGCCTCCAATTTTCCGACGAGAGGTCGTTCTACCAATTTTCCGACGAGAGGTCGTTCTACCAATTTTCCGACGAGAGGTCGTTCTTCCAATTTCCCGACGAGAGCTCGTTCTGCCATTTTTACGATGAGAGGTCGTTCTGCCAATTTTCCGACGAGAGGTCGTTCTGCCAATTTCCCGACGAGAGCTCATTCTGCCATTTTTCCGACGAGAGCTCGTTCTGCCATTTTTCCGACGAGAGCTCGTTCCACCATTGTTATGACGGACACCGTCCGGAACAAAAGGCAAAAAACAGAGACAGAAGAATTGGTTTTACCTTCTGCTCCGGCCACTTTTACTCCAATTACAAATAGGATCATCAATCTTCCTAAAAGCACCCATCAAACAAATTCTAATTGGTTCTTAAATACTACTAGACAG ACCCAAATTCTGCCCAGTGAACAAGAAGTTGAAGTTGTTAGGCCGTCTCTGGAGAATCATGGCATGgag ATGCCCAGTGACCAAGAAGTTGAAGTTGTTAGGCCGCCTCTGGAGAATCATGGCATGgaggtaaatttattttttctttcagtcCTCGATTTATGCGTTCTTATTCTTATCTATCTGTTGCAGATGCCCAGTGAACAAGAAGTTGAAGTTGTTATGCGGCCTCTGGAGAATCATGGCATGgaggtaaatttattttttctttcagtcCTTGATTCTTGCGTTCTTATTCTTATCTATCTGTTGCAGATGCCCAGTGAACAAGAAGTTGAAGTTGTTAAGCCGTCTCTGGAGAATCATGGCATGgaggtaaatttattttttctttcagtcCTCGATTTATGCGTTCTTATTCTTATCTATCTGTTGCAGATGCCCAGTGAACAAGAAGTTGAAGTTGTTAGGCCGTCTCTGGAGAATCATGGCATGgaggtaaatttaatttttctttcagtCCTTGATTCTTGCGTTCTTATTCTTATCTATCTGTTGCAGATGCCCAGTGACCAAGAAGTTGAAGTTGTTAGGCCGCCTCTGGAGAATCATGGCATGgaggtaaatttattttttctttcagtcCTTGATTCTTGCGTTCTTATTTTTATCTATCTGTTGCAGATGCCCAATGAACAAgatgatgaaattgatatgCCTCTTCTAGAATATTATGGCACTGAACAGTCTCAAGTAAGAGTTTTTTTTTCGGTCCTTAGATTCCAGTTTTGTAAAGAACTCTTATACTTATATTGTGTATTCTATTTTGTAGGATGA
- the LOC104644477 gene encoding uncharacterized protein isoform X20, whose amino-acid sequence MVIVHQQQSKKRRPNYTPRRPEMAASNFPTRGRSTNFPTRGRSTNFPTRGRSSNFPTRARSAIFTMRGRSANFPTRGRSANFPTRAHSAIFPTRARSAIFPTRARSTIVMTDTVRNKRQKTETEELVLPSAPATFTPITNRIINLPKSTHQTNSNWFLNTTRQTQILPSEQEVEVVRPSLENHGMEMPSEQEVEVVRPSLENHGMEVNLIFLSVLDSCVLILIYLLQMPSDQEVEVVRPPLENHGMEMPNEQDDEIDMPLLEYYGTEQSQDDIAVNEEVEMASGRSSFVLKCLCGRKIKFEMTEL is encoded by the exons ATGGTGATAGTACACCAACAGCAATCGAAGAAGAGACGGCCAAATTATACCCCTCGACGGCCGGAGATGGCCGCCTCCAATTTTCCGACGAGAGGTCGTTCTACCAATTTTCCGACGAGAGGTCGTTCTACCAATTTTCCGACGAGAGGTCGTTCTTCCAATTTCCCGACGAGAGCTCGTTCTGCCATTTTTACGATGAGAGGTCGTTCTGCCAATTTTCCGACGAGAGGTCGTTCTGCCAATTTCCCGACGAGAGCTCATTCTGCCATTTTTCCGACGAGAGCTCGTTCTGCCATTTTTCCGACGAGAGCTCGTTCCACCATTGTTATGACGGACACCGTCCGGAACAAAAGGCAAAAAACAGAGACAGAAGAATTGGTTTTACCTTCTGCTCCGGCCACTTTTACTCCAATTACAAATAGGATCATCAATCTTCCTAAAAGCACCCATCAAACAAATTCTAATTGGTTCTTAAATACTACTAGACAG ACCCAAATTCTGCCCAGTGAACAAGAAGTTGAAGTTGTTAGGCCGTCTCTGGAGAATCATGGCATGgag ATGCCCAGTGAACAAGAAGTTGAAGTTGTTAGGCCGTCTCTGGAGAATCATGGCATGgaggtaaatttaatttttctttcagtCCTTGATTCTTGCGTTCTTATTCTTATCTATCTGTTGCAGATGCCCAGTGACCAAGAAGTTGAAGTTGTTAGGCCGCCTCTGGAGAATCATGGCATGgag ATGCCCAATGAACAAgatgatgaaattgatatgCCTCTTCTAGAATATTATGGCACTGAACAGTCTCAA GATGATATTGCAGTGAATGAGGAAGTCGAAATGGCTAGTGGGAGGTCATCTTTTGTTCTCAAGTGCCTCTGTGGCAGAAAAATTAAATTCGAAATGACAGAGTTATAA